A portion of the Aphelocoma coerulescens isolate FSJ_1873_10779 chromosome 1, UR_Acoe_1.0, whole genome shotgun sequence genome contains these proteins:
- the LOC138106387 gene encoding granulocyte-macrophage colony-stimulating factor receptor subunit alpha-like isoform X2, whose translation MFVTLGLICMIWWYMMLFHPLHADIQCMESDTWESPITNVNVDWRRMELSWESSRNFSKYKCTIMNTDMEDRGEEVNSPLCSFPVELYFPLHKGVFFTIEVPNTNISKQCTFLPGGMNGSAIENFSCVIYNIFLMNCTWQAGRHAPADTQYFLYWQNSRDGEEMECELYIKDENCRNTGCIFQNVSIGTEKAYFLVNGSSKDSLIQFYDEYIDLYKIEILTAPLNVTAHCTRDSIGCIITWHPPLTSHVEKAKCFQYEISIQNKDEPKEEKKLSHVRNDRYEFQNYNEKKRYILKIRARGANCLVSSNWGEWSEPIEFGIAVTRAYFLPYHNQETNLMY comes from the exons ATGTTTGTTACTCTTGGACTCATTTGCATGATTTGGTGGTATATGATGCTATTTCATCCCTTGCATGCTGACATCCAGTGTATGGAGT CAGACACATGGGAATCACCTATTACAAATGTGAATGTGGACTGGAGAAGAATGGAACTGtcctgggagagcagcaggaatttctctaAGTACAAATGTACCATCATGAACACAGACATGGAAGATAGAGGGGAAGAG GTGAATAGTCCACTATGCAGCTTTCCAGTGGAATTGTACTTTCCTCTGCACAAAGGGGTATTCTTTACCATTGAAGTGCCAAACACAAACATCTCAAAACAATGCACCTTTCTCCCTGGAG GCATGAATGGGTCGGCCATTGAAAACTTCTCCTGTGTGATTTATAACATTTTCCTCATGAACTGCACttggcaggcaggaaggcatgCTCCAGCAGATACACAGTATTTTCTCTACTGGCAGAATTCAAG AGATGGAGAGGAGATGGAATGTGAGCTTTACATTAAAGATGAAAATTGCAGAAATACGGGATGCATCTTCCAAAATGTGAGCATAGGGACTGAAAAAGCTTACTTCCTGGTGAATGGGTCTAGCAAAGACTCCCTGATCCAGTTCTATGATGAGTACATTGACCTATATAAAATTG aaatacTCACTGCTCCATTAAATGTCACTGCCCATTGTACCAGAGATTCAATAGGTTGCATAATTACATGGCATCCACCCCTTACAAGTCATGTAGAAAAAGCAAAGTGTTTCCAGTATGAAATTAGCATACAAAATAAG GATGAGcccaaagaagagaaaaagctttCTCAT GTAAGGAATGACAGATATGAATTCCAAAAttacaatgagaaaaaaagatacATTCTGAAAATCAGAGCACGTGGAGCAAACTGTCTCGTAAGCTCAAATTGGGGAGAATGGAGTGAACCCATTGAGTTTG GTATTGCAGTTACAAGAGCCTATTTCCTCCCATACCACAACCAAGAGACAAATTTAATGTATTAA
- the LOC138106387 gene encoding granulocyte-macrophage colony-stimulating factor receptor subunit alpha-like isoform X1 — protein sequence MFVTLGLICMIWWYMMLFHPLHADIQCMESDTWESPITNVNVDWRRMELSWESSRNFSKYKCTIMNTDMEDRGEEVNSPLCSFPVELYFPLHKGVFFTIEVPNTNISKQCTFLPGGMNGSAIENFSCVIYNIFLMNCTWQAGRHAPADTQYFLYWQNSRDGEEMECELYIKDENCRNTGCIFQNVSIGTEKAYFLVNGSSKDSLIQFYDEYIDLYKIEILTAPLNVTAHCTRDSIGCIITWHPPLTSHVEKAKCFQYEISIQNKDEPKEEKKLSHVRNDRYEFQNYNEKKRYILKIRARGANCLVSSNWGEWSEPIEFGQGKDYFIFVILFLIALGTISITLLQYCLFKRYCSYKSLFPPIPQPRDKFNVLTDEDIQTGYVNLPTKSHTEEITTVEE from the exons ATGTTTGTTACTCTTGGACTCATTTGCATGATTTGGTGGTATATGATGCTATTTCATCCCTTGCATGCTGACATCCAGTGTATGGAGT CAGACACATGGGAATCACCTATTACAAATGTGAATGTGGACTGGAGAAGAATGGAACTGtcctgggagagcagcaggaatttctctaAGTACAAATGTACCATCATGAACACAGACATGGAAGATAGAGGGGAAGAG GTGAATAGTCCACTATGCAGCTTTCCAGTGGAATTGTACTTTCCTCTGCACAAAGGGGTATTCTTTACCATTGAAGTGCCAAACACAAACATCTCAAAACAATGCACCTTTCTCCCTGGAG GCATGAATGGGTCGGCCATTGAAAACTTCTCCTGTGTGATTTATAACATTTTCCTCATGAACTGCACttggcaggcaggaaggcatgCTCCAGCAGATACACAGTATTTTCTCTACTGGCAGAATTCAAG AGATGGAGAGGAGATGGAATGTGAGCTTTACATTAAAGATGAAAATTGCAGAAATACGGGATGCATCTTCCAAAATGTGAGCATAGGGACTGAAAAAGCTTACTTCCTGGTGAATGGGTCTAGCAAAGACTCCCTGATCCAGTTCTATGATGAGTACATTGACCTATATAAAATTG aaatacTCACTGCTCCATTAAATGTCACTGCCCATTGTACCAGAGATTCAATAGGTTGCATAATTACATGGCATCCACCCCTTACAAGTCATGTAGAAAAAGCAAAGTGTTTCCAGTATGAAATTAGCATACAAAATAAG GATGAGcccaaagaagagaaaaagctttCTCAT GTAAGGAATGACAGATATGAATTCCAAAAttacaatgagaaaaaaagatacATTCTGAAAATCAGAGCACGTGGAGCAAACTGTCTCGTAAGCTCAAATTGGGGAGAATGGAGTGAACCCATTGAGTTTG GTCAAGGGAAAGATTACTTTATTTTCgtcattttatttctgattgCACTTGGAACAATCTCAATTACACTTCTCCAGTATTGTCTTTTCAAGAG GTATTGCAGTTACAAGAGCCTATTTCCTCCCATACCACAACCAAGAGACAAATTTAATGTATTAACTGATGAAGATATCCAG aCAGGATATGTAAATCTACCAACAAAAAGTCATACTGAGGAAATAACTACAGTTGAAGAATGA